Sequence from the Paraburkholderia acidiphila genome:
CACGCAAACGCAGAACGGCACGCTCAAACTGCCGCCGGTGGGTAAGCTCGAAGCGGTGATCGTGCTGGCGGACGGCACCATCTATCCGGAGCGCGGCCACATTGCGTTTACCGACGCCTCGCTTAGCTCGGAAACCGGCACCTACCTGATTCGCGCCTCCATGCCGAACCCGACGGGGTCGCTGCGGCCCGGTCAGTTCGTGCGTATCAAGCTGCTGGGCGCGCAGCGCAGCTCGGCGGTCGCCGTGCCGCAGGCGGCCGTGCAGCAGGGGCCGCGCGGCGCGTATGTGTGGACCGTCGACAAGGACGGTAAGGCGCAGCAGCGCGTGGTGGAAACGGGCGAGTGGAACGGCAATGCCTGGGTGATCAAGTCGGGCTTGCATCCGGGCGATCACGTGATCATCGACAATACGCTGCGGCTCATGCCCGGTGCGCCGGTCAAGGCGAATCTCGTGCAGACGCCGCCCGCGGACGTGAATATTGGCGGTGAGGCAGCGGGGCAAGACAGCGGAGCAGGCGGCGGGGCGCAGGCGGGCGCGGCTGGGGCTTCCGGTCCGGCTGCGGCGAACGCGAACGCCCAAGCCAAGCCGGCCGCCGCCGCAAGTGAGCCCGATGTGTTGGGCGATCACACCGCAGTCTATTTCGCCACGGGCAGTTCGAGCCTCGACGCTCAGTCGGCGGACGCGCTCGCGGGCGTGGCGCGCCGTCTCGCCGCCGAGCCGGGCTTGCGCGTGGCGATTTCCGGCTACACCGATTCGACTGGCTCGCAAACCGCGAACGCACGCCTGGCGGCCGCGCGCGCGGCCACCGTGCGCGCAGCGCTGGTGGTAGCCGGCGTGAAAACCGAGCGCATCGAGATGCGCAAGCCGGCGCAGATCGTCGCCAATGATCCGCCCGACAAATCCCGCCGCGTGGACGTCACGTTCTCGCCCGCTGCGGGAGGCTGAACAATGAAGTTCTCCCATTTCTTCATTGACCGGCCGATTTTTGCGTCGGTCCTCTCGATCGTGCTCGTCGTCGCGGGTCTTGTGGCGATGTTCAACTTGCCGATCGCCCAGTTCCCGGACATCGCGCCGCCCACCATCACGGTGAGCGCTACGTATCCGGGCGCGAGCGCCGATATCGTCGCGCAGAACGTGGCCGCGCCGATCGAGCAGCAGGTGAACGGCGCGGACAACATGATGTACATGAACTCGTCGAGTTCCTCGACGGGCAACATGACGCTCACGGTGTACTTCAATATCGGCACGGATCCGTCGCTCGCCCAGGTGGACGTGCAAAACCGCGTGAACCTCGCGTTGCCTTTCCTGCCCGATTCGGTGACGGCGCAGGGCGTGTCGGTGCAGAAGCGCTCCTCCGCGTTCATGATGGTGATCGCGATTTATTCGCCCGATAATGCCTACGATGCGGCCTA
This genomic interval carries:
- a CDS encoding efflux RND transporter periplasmic adaptor subunit — translated: MINVALRDVPVVFEYVGQTESSQQVEIRARVNGFLEKRVYTEGSLVHAGDVMFVMDRKPFEATLAAANAELAQQKARLQTAEANLARVRPLAAKNALSQKDLDDSIGQEQAAAAAVEGAKADVISASLNLGYTTITAPVTGLSSFAKRQDGSYIDASNSLLTYVAKLDPMWINFSLSENEMLDLRTQTQNGTLKLPPVGKLEAVIVLADGTIYPERGHIAFTDASLSSETGTYLIRASMPNPTGSLRPGQFVRIKLLGAQRSSAVAVPQAAVQQGPRGAYVWTVDKDGKAQQRVVETGEWNGNAWVIKSGLHPGDHVIIDNTLRLMPGAPVKANLVQTPPADVNIGGEAAGQDSGAGGGAQAGAAGASGPAAANANAQAKPAAAASEPDVLGDHTAVYFATGSSSLDAQSADALAGVARRLAAEPGLRVAISGYTDSTGSQTANARLAAARAATVRAALVVAGVKTERIEMRKPAQIVANDPPDKSRRVDVTFSPAAGG